In the Granulosicoccus antarcticus IMCC3135 genome, CTGTTGCCACAATGACAACGTCCGGTTCGAGCGCCATGACATCATCAGCCTCTGCAAAAACGTTGAACCGGAACTCTACATTGCGTGCTGCACACTGCTCCATACGCCAGTTGATGATCGACATCATCTCGGCCCGACGTGGACTGCGAGCGGTAAGCCTGATCTGTCCACCGGGCTCCGCCGCGGCTTCAAACACAGTCACCCTATGACCTCGTTCGGCAGCCACTCGGGCGGCCTCCATGCCTGCAGGTCCAGTACCAATGACTACAACCCGCTTTTTGTCAGTCGCCACAGGAATATCGTGAGGCATACTTAGCTCACGACCTGTGGCAGCATTGTGAATGCACAGGGCTTCGCCGCCCTGGTAGATGCGATCAAGACAATAGGTGGCACCCACACAAGGACGAATATCGTGCTCGCGTCTATCGACGATTTTCTGCACGATATGCGGATCTGCCATATGTGCTCGAGTCATGCCCACCATGTCCAGTAAGCCTTCGGCAATGGCATGGCGTGCGGTGGCGACATCCGGAATTCTGGCAGCATGAAATGTCGGTAATCCGGTGGCTTTCTTGACGCTGGCGGCAAAGTCCAGATGTGGCGCACTCTGCATACCCTGGATGGGTATAACATCCGTCATGGCAGGGTCGGTGTGGATCCTTCCGCGAATGACGTTGAGAAAATCGACCATGCCTGAGTCAGCCAATCGCTTGGAGATCTCGAGTCCTTCAACGGCAGTAATGCCGCCTTTTTCAACCTCATCTGCGGTATAGCGGGTACCAATGATAAAATCGTCACCGACCCGTTTACGCATGGCAGCCAGTACTTCCAGTGGAAAGCGCATGCGGTTCTCGAGTGAGCTGGCGTCGTATTCACCCTCCAGATCATTGGACAGCGGAGACCAGAACTGATCCAGAAGGTGGCCATAGATCTGTAGTTCGATACCATCCATACCCCCCGCTTGCATGCGTTCTGCAGCATCTGCAAAGTCGCCGATGATACGTTCCATATCCCACTCTTCAATCAGTTTGGGAAAATGATGATGAGCGGGTTCGCGGTGCCTGGATGATGAGACGGAAGGAAGCCAGTCCCCCTTGTTCCAGGTGGTGCGTCGACCCAGGTGGGTTAATTGAATCATGACGGCACAGCCGTGCTCATGACAGGCATCGGTCAGATTCTTGATCCAGGGAACTACTTCATCCCTGTAAGCCAGCACGTTATTGAATACCGGAGGTGAGTCTTTACTGACCGCTGCTGAGCCCGCTGTCATTGCAAGTGCGACCCCGGCTTTTGCACGCTCTTCGTGATAGGCCCGGTAGCGATCCTTGGGCATGCCATCTTCCGGATAGGCGGGTTCATGACTGGTGGTCATGATGCGATTTTTCAGCGTGAGATGTTTCAGCTGAAAGGGTTGCAATAAAGGATCTTTGGACATCTCGAACGACCTCAGCAAGCAATAAAATCGCGTATCAATTACACGCTTGACACTAGTGTCTGCAAATACGACACTAGTGTCAAGAATCTTTAAAATATTTCATTCAGAGACCATTCCACGATGCCAGCAGCACGTTCGCATAAATCGCCAGGATCCCGTCAGCTCTGGCTGGATGAGGCCATCAGCTTGCTCAAGAGCAATGGGGTCGAAGCGGTCAAGGTCATGCCGCTGGCACAGTCGCTCGGCCTGTCACGCACGGGTTTCTATAGCCATTTCCTCAGTCGCGAGGCACTGCTGGATGACATCATCAGTTACTGGGAGAGCAAAAACACACCGGCTTTAGTGCTCCAGGCCAACGCCTATGCACAAACGATCAGTGAAGCGGTTCTGAATCTGTTTGACTGCTGGTTTGACGAAGCTGTGTTTGATGCACAGCTGGATATGGCCATCAGAAACTGGGCCAGGAACGAAGCCACTCTGGAGAGTCGCCTGAAATCGGCAGACAATGAACGAATTCAGGCCGTTGCCAGTGTCTTTGTGAAGTTCGGATTCAATCAGTCACAGGCCGATGTCCGGGCCATGACCATGATCTATACCCAGATCGGATATATTGCGATGAATGTGCAGGAGCCTCTGTTACAAAGGCTGGAACGCGCCCCGGGCTACGTGGAAGTGATGAGCGGGATGCTGCCCAACGAGGAAGAAATGGCACGCTTTATTGCCCGTCATACACTAATCTCATCAACACTTTGCCAAGTACGTTCCTGACACGTAACATTCCACACTCATTGACACCGTTAGATTGCGGGTGGAACCCACAAGCTCATGACAATACTCGTGTTCGACTCCGGAATTGGTGGCTTGTCGGTGCTGCGCGAAGCACGAATGATCATGCACGATCATCGTTTCGTGTATGTCGGTGACGATGCAGGCTTCCCCTATGGCGACTGGGATGGTGCTGCACTAAGCGCGCGAATGATCGGTCTGTTCGAAACGCTGATCGAACAATACAACCCTTGCCTGGCTATTGTGGCTTGTAATACGGCCTCCACATTAATCATGCCTTCTTTGCGCTCACGATTTGATATTCCGTTTGTGGGCATCGTGCCTGCCATCAAGCCTGCTGCCGAGCGAACGGC is a window encoding:
- a CDS encoding NADH:flavin oxidoreductase; this translates as MSKDPLLQPFQLKHLTLKNRIMTTSHEPAYPEDGMPKDRYRAYHEERAKAGVALAMTAGSAAVSKDSPPVFNNVLAYRDEVVPWIKNLTDACHEHGCAVMIQLTHLGRRTTWNKGDWLPSVSSSRHREPAHHHFPKLIEEWDMERIIGDFADAAERMQAGGMDGIELQIYGHLLDQFWSPLSNDLEGEYDASSLENRMRFPLEVLAAMRKRVGDDFIIGTRYTADEVEKGGITAVEGLEISKRLADSGMVDFLNVIRGRIHTDPAMTDVIPIQGMQSAPHLDFAASVKKATGLPTFHAARIPDVATARHAIAEGLLDMVGMTRAHMADPHIVQKIVDRREHDIRPCVGATYCLDRIYQGGEALCIHNAATGRELSMPHDIPVATDKKRVVVIGTGPAGMEAARVAAERGHRVTVFEAAAEPGGQIRLTARSPRRAEMMSIINWRMEQCAARNVEFRFNVFAEADDVMALEPDVVIVATGGLPSTELFETKVELEHVVTSWDLIAGDTVKPEESILIYDENGDHSGLQAAEIAAEAGASVEIMTPDRTFAPNVMAMNLTPYMRSLQDKDVAFTVARRLLNVEREGNRLKATIGTDYSSHTTTALYDQVVINYGTQPLADLYFDLKESSSNGGAVDQDALIAGKPQTVVRNPEGRFQLFRIGDAVSSRNTHAAIYDALRLVKDI
- a CDS encoding TetR/AcrR family transcriptional regulator, producing MPAARSHKSPGSRQLWLDEAISLLKSNGVEAVKVMPLAQSLGLSRTGFYSHFLSREALLDDIISYWESKNTPALVLQANAYAQTISEAVLNLFDCWFDEAVFDAQLDMAIRNWARNEATLESRLKSADNERIQAVASVFVKFGFNQSQADVRAMTMIYTQIGYIAMNVQEPLLQRLERAPGYVEVMSGMLPNEEEMARFIARHTLISSTLCQVRS